A portion of the Thunnus albacares chromosome 23, fThuAlb1.1, whole genome shotgun sequence genome contains these proteins:
- the gramd4a gene encoding GRAM domain-containing protein 4 isoform X4: MAQFQERAKSATLPPRLCSSVPGTSRLPRRMGGCRLEDLSFDSFELLYSGAVDKIKSHKSNLNLKEELRKLREETNVDSLRQELERERSKRLDLEQKMSEVLKSRLEDSPPQPPRKQQSPSNNGTAEKQQKEVWSSRLQKWLYERFGVYIEDFRFQPEESTVEAEEPLSAKRLTENMRRLKRGARPVTNFLRNLSALSNWHSVYTSAIAFIIYMNAAWHGWAIPMLLFLAILRLSLNYLIARGWRIQWSIVPEVSEPMEPPKEDLTVSEKFQLVLDVAQKAQNLFGKMADVLEKIKNLFMWVQPESTRKLYICLWVAFITSCVLPYKLMGFMIGLYAGIKFFIIDFLFKSCPKLRDKYDTPYIVWNSLPTDPQLKERTNATVSRRLSASEKVGTLVQPVASRSSLATVPCGVSREEEAGRSHSTKKGAFHEVFNLAESERPLAVCDNGWRCCLINRDRKMPTDYIRNGVLFVTENYLCFESSSSRSGSSKKNKVIKLVDITDIQKYKVLSVLPGSGMGISIATPSTQKPLVFGAMMHRDEAFEAIFTQYMKIMTTTKPPASAEL; this comes from the exons ATGGCTCAATTTCAAGAAAGAGCCAAGTCGGCCACTCTGCCACCCCGATTATGCTCGAGTGTCCCGGGGACTAGCCGACTACCAAGACGGATGGGTGGGTGCAGGTTGGAGGACTTAAGCTTTGACAGCTTTGAGCTGCTTTACAGTGGAGCTGTTGATAAGATCAAAAGCCACAAAAGTAACCTCAACCTCA aggAGGAACTGAGGAAGCTGCGGGAAGAGACCAATGTGGACTCTCTGCGGcaggagctggagagagagcGAAGCAAGCGTTTAGACCTGGAGCAGAAGATGAGTGAGGTGCTCAAGTCCAG gcTGGAGGACTCTCCGCCACAACCTCCCCGAAAACAGCAGTCGCCCTCTAACAATGGAACAG CGGAGAAACAGCAGAAGGAGGTATGGAGTTCGCGGCTGCAGAAGTGGCTGTACGAGCGCTTCGGGGTTTACATCGAAGACTTCCGTTTTCAGCCGGAGGAGAGCACTGTAGAGGCTGAGGAACCGCTAAGTGCTAAAAG GTTGACAGAAAATATGAGGCGACTCA AGCGAGGAGCCAGACCTGTCACCAACTTCTTAAGGAACCTCTCCGCCTTATCTAATTGGCACTCAGTCTACACCTCAGCTATTGCCTTCATT ATCTACATGAATGCTGCTTGGCATGGCTGGGCCATTCCCATGTTACTCTTCCTGGCTATCCTGCGCTTGTCCTTAAATTACCTCATCGCCAG AGGTTGGAGGATCCAGTGGAGCATTGTGCCTGAGGTCTCTGAGCCCATG GAACCTCCAAAGGAAGACTTGACTGTATCTGAGAAGTTCCAGCTTGTACTTGACGTTGCACAAAAAGCACAG AACCTTTTTGGCAAGATGGCGGATGTTTTAGAGAAGATAAAGAA CCTCTTCATGTGGGTGCAGCCGGAGAGTACCCGCAAACTTTACATCTGCCTGTGGGTGGCTTTCATCACCTCCTGCGTCCTGCCATACAAACTGATGGGTTTCATGATCg GCCTGTACGCCGGTATCAAGTTCTTCATCATAGACTTCTTGTTTAAGAGCTGTCCGAAGCTGCGGGACAAGTATGACACTCCCTACATCgtgtggaacagccttcccaCTGACCCCCAGCTCAAGGAGAGGACCAACGCCACTGTGTCACGGCGG ctgtctGCCTCTGAGAAGGTAGGGACTCTG GTTCAGCCGGTGGCTTCTCGGAGCAGCCTGGCCACCGTGCCATGTGGggtgagcagagaggaggaagcagGTCGCTCCCACAGCACCAAGAAAGGAGCCTTTCATGAGGTCTTCAACCTGGCGGAGTCAGAGCGCCCTCTGGCGG tgtgtgatAACGGCTGGAGGTGTTGCCTGATAAACAGAGACAGGAAGATGCCCACAGACTACATCAGGAACGGAGTGCTTTTCGTCACAGAGAA ttACTTGTGCTTTGAGAGCTCCAGCTCCCGATCTGGCTCCTCCAAGAAGAATAAAGTTATCAAGCTGGTGGACATCACTGACATACAAAAG TACAAAGTGCTTTCAGTCCTACCAGGAAGTGGGATGGGCATCTCCATAGCGACTCCTTCTACTCAGaag CCACTGGTGTTTGGCGCCATGATGCACAGAGACGAGGCTTTCGAGGCCATCTTCACCCAGTACATGAAGATCATGACCACCACCAAACCACCAGCCAGTGCAGAGCTCTAG